From a single Planctellipticum variicoloris genomic region:
- a CDS encoding type II toxin-antitoxin system PemK/MazF family toxin, translated as MSTSLNRGDLVVVDFRPVNPRAGVRPALVVQNDRDNRRLTNTVVAQISSNVRRAGEDTQLLIDQRHSDWTASGLRHPSAVICSNIYTISQDDVARVIGSLSDTTMQQVNERLRIVLGLSSDGNIPCQT; from the coding sequence TTGAGTACCTCGCTGAACCGCGGTGATCTGGTCGTCGTCGACTTTCGGCCGGTCAATCCGCGCGCTGGAGTCCGGCCCGCTCTGGTCGTGCAAAACGACCGTGACAATCGTCGGCTGACGAACACGGTCGTCGCGCAGATTTCCAGCAATGTCCGGCGTGCCGGCGAGGACACGCAGCTTCTGATCGATCAACGACATTCCGACTGGACGGCATCGGGCCTGCGTCATCCCTCGGCAGTCATCTGCTCGAACATCTACACAATCAGCCAGGACGATGTCGCCCGTGTCATCGGGTCTCTCTCCGACACAACGATGCAACAGGTCAATGAGCGGTTGCGAATCGTGCTGGGACTAAGCAGCGATGGAAACATACCGTGCCAAACCTGA